The Streptomyces avermitilis MA-4680 = NBRC 14893 genome contains a region encoding:
- a CDS encoding metallopeptidase TldD-related protein, producing the protein MTARTNKPHEIVERALELSRADGCVVIADEHSTANLRWAGNALTTNGVTRGRTLTVIATVDGREGTASGVVSRSAVTAQELEPLVRAAEAAARGAAPAEDAQPLVTGVPQAPDFTDAPAETSSAVFTDFAPALGESFARARAGGRELYGFANHELVSSYLGTSTGLRLRHDQPNGTLELNAKSPDRTRSAWAGRSTRDFKDVDPAALDAELAQRLAWAERRIELPAGRYETLLPPTAVADLLIYQMWSAAARDAAEGRTVFSKPGGGTRIGDKLSELPLTLRSDPNEPGLESAPFVLAHSSGDDASVFDNGLPLKATEWVSEGELRHLTTTRHSAALTGLPVAPAIGNLILEGGEDRSLEEMVAATERGLLLTCLWYIREVDPATLLLTGLTRDGVYLVENGAVVGEVNNFRFNESPVGLLGRATEAGRTEKTLPREWSDWFTRAAMPALRIPDFNMSSVSQGV; encoded by the coding sequence ATGACCGCTCGTACGAACAAGCCGCACGAGATCGTCGAGCGCGCCCTCGAACTGTCCCGGGCCGACGGCTGCGTCGTGATCGCCGACGAGCACTCCACCGCCAACCTGCGCTGGGCGGGCAACGCGCTGACGACGAACGGCGTCACGCGCGGACGTACGCTCACCGTCATCGCGACCGTCGACGGCCGTGAGGGCACCGCCTCCGGTGTCGTCTCGCGCTCGGCCGTGACGGCACAGGAACTGGAGCCCCTGGTGCGGGCGGCCGAGGCCGCGGCGCGCGGTGCCGCTCCCGCCGAGGACGCCCAGCCGCTGGTCACGGGCGTCCCCCAGGCACCCGACTTCACGGACGCGCCGGCCGAGACCTCGTCCGCCGTCTTCACGGACTTCGCGCCGGCGCTCGGTGAATCGTTCGCACGCGCGCGTGCGGGTGGCCGGGAGCTGTACGGCTTCGCCAACCACGAACTCGTCTCCAGCTATCTCGGTACGTCGACGGGTCTGCGGCTGCGCCACGACCAGCCCAACGGCACCCTGGAGCTCAACGCCAAGTCGCCGGACCGGACGCGCTCGGCGTGGGCCGGGCGCTCGACGCGCGACTTCAAGGACGTCGACCCGGCGGCGCTGGACGCGGAGCTGGCGCAGCGCCTGGCGTGGGCGGAGCGGCGTATCGAGCTGCCCGCCGGACGCTACGAGACGCTGCTGCCGCCGACCGCGGTCGCGGACCTGCTGATCTACCAGATGTGGTCGGCGGCGGCCCGGGACGCGGCCGAGGGCCGGACGGTGTTCAGCAAGCCCGGCGGGGGCACGCGCATCGGCGACAAACTCTCCGAGCTGCCCCTGACGCTGCGCAGCGATCCGAACGAGCCGGGGCTGGAATCCGCGCCCTTCGTGCTCGCGCACTCCTCGGGCGACGACGCCTCGGTGTTCGACAACGGGCTGCCGCTCAAGGCCACCGAGTGGGTGAGCGAGGGCGAGCTGAGGCATCTGACGACCACCCGGCACAGCGCGGCCCTGACCGGGCTGCCGGTCGCGCCGGCCATCGGGAACCTGATCCTGGAAGGCGGTGAGGACCGTTCCCTGGAGGAGATGGTCGCCGCCACCGAGCGCGGGCTGCTGCTGACCTGCCTCTGGTACATCCGCGAGGTCGACCCGGCGACGCTGCTGCTGACCGGGCTGACCCGGGACGGCGTCTACCTGGTGGAGAACGGGGCGGTCGTCGGCGAGGTGAACAACTTCCGGTTCAACGAGTCGCCGGTCGGTCTGCTGGGCCGGGCGACGGAGGCGGGGCGCACGGAGAAGACTTTGCCGCGTGAGTGGAGCGATTGGTTCACTCGGGCCGCGATGCCCGCTCTGCGCATCCCGGACTTCAATATGAGCTCGGTCAGCCAGGGCGTATAA
- a CDS encoding TldD/PmbA family protein encodes MPHSIDEAFTALPLRALADAALARARALGAEHADFRFERVRSAAWRLRDAKPAGSSDTTDLGYAVRVVHGGTWGFASGVDLTMDAAARVASQAVAMAKLSAQVIKAAGSDERVELADEPVHAERTWISSYEIDPFTVPDEEKSGLLADWSGRLLAADGVSHVDASLLTVHENKFYADTAGTVTTQQRVRLHPQLTAVAVDESTGEFDSMRTIAPPAGRGWEYLTGTGWDWESELGQIPELLAEKMRAPSVEAGIYDLVVDPSNLWLTIHESIGHATELDRALGYEAAYAGTSFATFDQLGKLKYGSELMNVTGDRTAEHGLATIGYDDEGVEGQSWDLVKDGTLVGYQLDRRIAKLTGFERSNGCAYADSPGHVPVQRMANVSLQPDPAGLSTEGLIGGVDRGIYVVGDRSWSIDMQRYNFQFTGQRFFKIENGRITGQLRDVAYQATTTDFWGSMAAVGGPQTYVLGGAFNCGKAQPGQVAAVSHGCPSALFKGVNILNTTQEAGR; translated from the coding sequence GTGCCTCATTCCATCGACGAAGCCTTCACGGCACTGCCGCTGCGGGCCCTGGCCGACGCGGCGCTCGCGCGAGCCCGTGCGCTGGGGGCCGAGCACGCGGACTTCCGCTTCGAGCGGGTGCGCAGTGCCGCCTGGCGGCTGCGGGACGCCAAGCCCGCCGGGTCGTCGGACACGACCGACCTCGGGTACGCGGTGCGGGTGGTGCACGGCGGCACCTGGGGCTTCGCCTCGGGGGTGGATCTCACGATGGACGCCGCCGCGCGTGTCGCGTCGCAGGCGGTGGCGATGGCGAAGCTGTCGGCGCAGGTGATCAAGGCGGCGGGTTCCGACGAGCGCGTGGAGCTGGCGGACGAGCCGGTGCACGCCGAGCGGACCTGGATCTCGTCGTACGAGATCGATCCCTTCACCGTGCCCGACGAGGAGAAGTCGGGGCTGCTGGCCGACTGGAGCGGGCGGCTGCTCGCGGCGGACGGGGTCAGTCACGTCGACGCCTCGCTGCTCACCGTGCACGAGAACAAGTTCTATGCGGACACGGCCGGCACGGTGACCACACAGCAGCGGGTGCGGCTGCATCCGCAGCTCACCGCGGTCGCGGTCGACGAGTCCACGGGCGAGTTCGACTCGATGCGGACCATCGCTCCGCCGGCCGGGCGCGGCTGGGAGTATCTGACGGGCACCGGCTGGGACTGGGAGTCCGAACTCGGGCAGATCCCCGAGCTGCTCGCCGAGAAGATGCGCGCGCCGAGCGTCGAGGCGGGCATCTACGACCTCGTCGTCGATCCGTCCAATCTGTGGCTGACCATCCACGAGTCCATCGGCCACGCCACCGAGCTGGACCGCGCGCTGGGCTACGAGGCCGCGTACGCGGGCACCTCCTTCGCCACCTTCGACCAGCTCGGCAAGCTGAAGTACGGCTCCGAGCTGATGAACGTGACGGGTGACCGCACCGCCGAGCACGGGCTCGCGACCATCGGGTACGACGACGAGGGTGTCGAGGGCCAGTCCTGGGACCTCGTGAAGGACGGGACGCTCGTCGGCTACCAGCTCGACCGGCGCATCGCGAAGCTGACCGGCTTCGAGCGGTCCAACGGCTGCGCGTACGCCGACTCCCCCGGGCATGTGCCGGTGCAGCGCATGGCGAACGTGTCGCTCCAGCCGGATCCGGCCGGTCTGTCGACCGAGGGACTGATCGGCGGCGTCGACCGCGGGATCTACGTCGTCGGTGACCGCTCCTGGTCCATCGACATGCAGCGCTACAACTTCCAGTTCACCGGGCAGCGCTTCTTCAAGATCGAGAACGGGCGGATCACGGGCCAGCTGCGCGATGTCGCGTACCAGGCGACGACCACCGACTTCTGGGGCTCCATGGCGGCCGTCGGCGGTCCGCAGACGTATGTCCTGGGCGGCGCCTTCAACTGCGGCAAGGCCCAGCCGGGTCAGGTCGCGGCCGTCTCGCACGGCTGCCCGTCGGCCCTCTTCAAGGGCGTCAACATTCTGAACACCACGCAGGAGGCCGGCCGATGA
- the fabG gene encoding 3-oxoacyl-[acyl-carrier-protein] reductase encodes MSRSVLVTGGNRGIGLAIARAFAEAGDKVAITYRSGEPPATLTDLGCLAVKCDITDTEQVEQAYKEIEDQHGPVEVLVANAGVTKDQLLMRMSEEDFTSVLDTNLTGTFRVVKRANRGMLRAKKGRVVLISSVVGLLGSAGQANYAASKAGLVGFARSLARELGSRNITFNVVAPGFVDTDMTKVLTEEQRKGIVGQVPLGRYAQPEEIAAAVRFLASDDASYITGAVIPVDGGLGMGH; translated from the coding sequence TTGAGCCGCTCGGTTCTCGTCACCGGAGGCAACCGGGGCATCGGCCTCGCCATCGCCCGCGCGTTCGCCGAGGCCGGCGACAAGGTCGCGATCACATACCGGTCGGGTGAGCCGCCGGCCACCCTCACGGACTTGGGCTGTCTCGCCGTCAAGTGCGACATCACGGACACCGAGCAGGTGGAGCAGGCCTACAAGGAGATCGAGGACCAGCACGGCCCCGTCGAGGTCCTCGTCGCCAACGCCGGCGTCACCAAGGACCAGCTCCTGATGCGCATGTCCGAGGAGGACTTCACGTCCGTCCTCGACACCAACCTCACCGGCACCTTCCGCGTGGTCAAGCGTGCCAACCGCGGCATGCTGCGCGCCAAGAAGGGCCGCGTCGTGCTCATCTCGTCGGTCGTCGGCCTCCTCGGCTCCGCGGGCCAGGCGAACTACGCCGCGTCCAAGGCCGGCCTGGTCGGCTTCGCGCGCTCCCTCGCCCGCGAGCTGGGCTCACGCAACATCACCTTCAACGTCGTCGCGCCCGGTTTCGTCGACACCGACATGACCAAGGTGCTCACCGAGGAGCAGCGCAAGGGCATCGTCGGCCAGGTGCCGCTCGGCCGGTACGCGCAGCCCGAGGAGATCGCCGCGGCGGTGCGGTTCCTCGCCTCCGACGACGCCTCGTACATCACTGGAGCCGTCATTCCCGTTGACGGCGGACTGGGAATGGGTCACTGA
- the fabI gene encoding enoyl-ACP reductase FabI yields the protein MSGILEGKRVLITGVLMESSIAFHTAKLAQEQGAEIILTAFPRPTLTERIARKLPKPTKVIELDVTNDEHLGRLADIVGEELGGLDGVVHSIGFAPQDALGGNFLNTPFESVATAMHVSAFSLKSLTMACLPLMQSGGSVVGLTFDAQYAWPQYDWMGPAKAALEATNRYLARDLGKQNVRSNLISAGPIGSMAAKSIPGFSELAAVWDSRAPLEWDLKDPEPAGRGVVALLSDWFPKTTGEIIHVDGGLHAIGA from the coding sequence ATGAGCGGAATTCTCGAGGGCAAGCGCGTCCTGATCACCGGTGTGCTGATGGAGTCCTCCATCGCCTTCCACACCGCGAAGCTGGCCCAGGAGCAGGGCGCCGAGATCATCCTGACCGCCTTCCCGCGGCCCACGCTGACCGAGCGCATCGCCCGGAAGCTCCCCAAGCCCACCAAGGTCATCGAGCTCGACGTCACCAACGACGAGCACCTCGGCCGCCTGGCCGACATCGTCGGTGAGGAGCTGGGCGGCCTGGACGGCGTCGTGCACTCCATCGGTTTCGCGCCCCAGGACGCCCTCGGCGGCAACTTCCTGAACACGCCGTTCGAGTCGGTCGCCACGGCCATGCACGTCTCGGCGTTCTCCCTGAAGTCGCTGACCATGGCCTGTCTGCCGCTGATGCAAAGCGGCGGCTCGGTCGTCGGTCTCACCTTCGACGCGCAGTACGCCTGGCCGCAGTACGACTGGATGGGCCCGGCCAAGGCCGCCCTGGAGGCCACCAACCGCTATCTCGCCCGCGACCTGGGCAAGCAGAACGTGCGCTCCAACCTCATCTCGGCCGGCCCGATCGGCTCCATGGCCGCCAAGTCCATCCCGGGCTTCAGCGAGCTGGCAGCCGTCTGGGACTCCCGCGCCCCCCTGGAGTGGGACCTCAAGGACCCGGAGCCGGCCGGTCGCGGTGTCGTCGCCCTGCTGAGCGACTGGTTCCCGAAGACCACGGGCGAGATCATCCACGTGGACGGCGGTCTGCACGCGATCGGCGCGTAA
- a CDS encoding FadR/GntR family transcriptional regulator: MPLSHPRRSALSEQVIAELRNQITSGEWPVGSRIPTEPELVEQLGVARNTVREAVRALAHNGLLDIRQGSGTYVAATSELAGVMHRRFADADPRHIAELRSTLESGAAKLAARRRTERDLKQLDTLLVRREEAWESGNAEAFVTADATFHMAVVAASHNDVMTAMYADLGEVLRDWLREDVGEELTPETYMDHARLVDAIRTGDAEAAATEAAGYPFLCRPGRRKSAPADG, from the coding sequence ATGCCGCTGAGCCACCCCCGCCGTTCGGCACTGTCCGAGCAGGTCATCGCCGAGCTGCGGAATCAGATCACCTCGGGCGAGTGGCCGGTCGGTTCGCGCATCCCCACCGAGCCCGAGCTGGTCGAGCAGCTGGGCGTCGCCCGGAACACGGTCCGCGAGGCCGTCCGGGCCCTCGCGCACAACGGTCTGCTCGACATCCGCCAGGGTTCCGGCACCTACGTCGCGGCGACCAGTGAGCTGGCGGGTGTGATGCACCGCCGTTTCGCGGACGCGGACCCCCGGCACATCGCCGAGCTGCGTTCCACGCTGGAGTCGGGTGCCGCGAAGCTGGCCGCGAGGCGGCGCACCGAGCGCGATCTGAAGCAGCTGGACACGCTCCTCGTACGCCGCGAGGAGGCCTGGGAGTCGGGCAACGCCGAGGCCTTCGTGACGGCCGACGCGACCTTCCACATGGCGGTGGTGGCCGCGTCCCACAACGACGTCATGACGGCGATGTACGCGGACCTGGGCGAGGTGCTGCGCGACTGGCTGCGCGAGGACGTCGGCGAGGAGCTGACTCCGGAGACGTACATGGACCACGCCCGCCTGGTCGACGCGATCCGTACGGGCGACGCGGAGGCGGCGGCGACGGAGGCCGCCGGGTATCCGTTCCTGTGCCGGCCCGGGCGGCGGAAGTCCGCCCCCGCGGACGGCTGA
- a CDS encoding CynX/NimT family MFS transporter translates to MASEEIRTATSTPIRSSAGTGADSETPSTRAWRTRLVVVGIVLTALNLRPAITSLGALLEEVRDGLGMSGSVAGLLTSVPPLCFAVFGVMAPRLARRFGAAAVVGAGMVAITAGLVIRPYAGGTAGFLAASALALMGIAVSNVLMPVIVKRWFPDRVGSMTGLYSMALALGTSAAAAVTVPLTDALGGSWQSGLAVWAGLAAAAVLPWIPLVRARGGAGGSHGFGSSEAAGGSHGLGSSEAAAAAAPQEADGLRITRSRTAWALAVFFGLQATAAYITMGWMAQIFRDAGVAAGTAGLLLAVTMVMGVPLAFVIPRLATRLPHQGPIAVVLGACGLAGYAGLYFAPAAGAWAWALLLGVSNCAFPLALTMVGMRARTGAGVAKLSAFAQSTGYLISIPGPLLVGVLYQHSGGWGLPIALMAGLMIPQIVVGIVAGRNRTVEEEAAR, encoded by the coding sequence ATGGCAAGCGAGGAGATCCGGACGGCGACGTCCACACCGATACGCAGCTCCGCAGGTACGGGGGCCGACAGCGAAACGCCGTCCACGCGCGCGTGGAGGACGCGTCTGGTGGTCGTGGGCATCGTCCTCACCGCGCTCAATCTGCGTCCGGCCATCACCAGCCTCGGCGCCCTCCTCGAAGAGGTGCGCGACGGGCTCGGCATGAGCGGCAGCGTCGCCGGACTGCTCACCTCGGTGCCGCCGCTCTGCTTCGCGGTCTTCGGCGTGATGGCACCGCGGCTGGCCCGCCGCTTCGGGGCCGCCGCCGTCGTGGGCGCCGGAATGGTCGCGATCACCGCGGGCCTGGTGATCCGGCCGTACGCCGGGGGCACGGCGGGATTCCTCGCCGCCAGCGCGCTGGCACTCATGGGCATCGCCGTGAGCAACGTCCTGATGCCGGTGATCGTCAAGCGCTGGTTCCCGGACCGGGTCGGCTCCATGACCGGCCTGTACTCGATGGCGCTCGCGCTGGGCACCTCCGCCGCGGCCGCCGTGACGGTGCCCCTGACCGACGCACTGGGCGGCAGCTGGCAGTCCGGGCTGGCCGTCTGGGCGGGACTCGCGGCGGCGGCCGTCCTGCCCTGGATTCCGCTGGTACGCGCGCGGGGAGGGGCCGGAGGCTCGCACGGGTTCGGCTCGTCGGAAGCGGCCGGAGGGTCGCACGGGCTCGGCTCGTCGGAAGCGGCGGCCGCCGCGGCCCCTCAGGAGGCCGACGGGCTGCGGATCACCCGGAGCCGTACGGCCTGGGCGCTGGCCGTCTTCTTCGGACTCCAGGCCACCGCCGCGTACATCACGATGGGGTGGATGGCGCAGATCTTCCGCGACGCAGGTGTCGCCGCGGGCACGGCCGGACTCCTGCTGGCCGTCACCATGGTGATGGGCGTCCCGCTGGCCTTCGTCATCCCCCGGCTGGCCACGCGCCTGCCGCACCAGGGGCCGATCGCGGTGGTTCTCGGGGCGTGCGGACTCGCCGGGTACGCGGGCCTCTACTTCGCCCCTGCGGCCGGCGCCTGGGCCTGGGCGCTGCTGCTCGGCGTCTCCAACTGCGCCTTCCCCCTCGCTCTGACGATGGTGGGCATGCGGGCCCGGACGGGTGCGGGCGTGGCCAAGCTGTCCGCCTTCGCGCAGAGCACGGGCTATCTGATCTCCATCCCCGGCCCGCTCCTGGTGGGGGTGCTGTACCAGCACAGCGGCGGCTGGGGGCTGCCGATCGCGCTGATGGCGGGGCTGATGATCCCGCAGATCGTGGTGGGGATCGTCGCCGGGCGCAATCGGACGGTGGAGGAGGAGGCGGCTCGCTGA
- a CDS encoding SGM_5486 family transporter-associated protein, which translates to MPVLDPNPQNGQKKMLLVFGAFLAIFVIIGIIASIASP; encoded by the coding sequence ATGCCCGTGCTCGACCCGAATCCCCAGAACGGCCAGAAGAAGATGCTGCTCGTCTTCGGCGCGTTCCTCGCCATCTTCGTGATCATCGGCATCATCGCGTCGATCGCGTCCCCCTGA
- a CDS encoding SixA phosphatase family protein yields MSVAEPRRIVLFRHAKADWPQVSDHERPLADRGRTDAAVAGRKLADTGIPVDLALCSTATRTRETWKLAVHELPHRPKTVYEERLYEASPGEIIAVLNETPDDVQNVVLIGHNPGVQGLADILAGSAEGDTRTRMADRDFPTAAFAVLSFDGPWKSLEPGVATLLDYWAPTE; encoded by the coding sequence ATGAGCGTCGCAGAACCCCGCAGGATTGTCCTCTTCCGGCATGCGAAGGCCGACTGGCCGCAGGTGTCCGACCACGAGCGGCCGCTCGCCGACCGGGGGCGCACGGACGCCGCCGTCGCCGGACGCAAGCTGGCCGACACCGGCATCCCCGTCGATCTGGCCCTCTGCTCCACCGCGACCCGGACCCGCGAGACCTGGAAGCTCGCCGTCCACGAGCTCCCGCACCGGCCGAAAACCGTCTATGAGGAGCGGCTCTACGAGGCCTCGCCCGGGGAGATCATCGCCGTGCTCAACGAGACCCCGGACGACGTGCAGAACGTGGTCCTGATCGGTCACAACCCCGGTGTGCAGGGCCTGGCCGACATCCTCGCCGGCTCGGCCGAGGGCGATACCCGCACCCGGATGGCCGACCGCGACTTCCCGACCGCCGCCTTCGCCGTGCTCTCCTTCGACGGCCCCTGGAAGTCCCTGGAGCCGGGTGTGGCCACACTGCTCGACTACTGGGCCCCGACCGAGTAA